A window of Brachyhypopomus gauderio isolate BG-103 unplaced genomic scaffold, BGAUD_0.2 sc93, whole genome shotgun sequence contains these coding sequences:
- the LOC143495138 gene encoding histone H2A-like, which produces MSGRGKTGGKARAKAKTRSSRAGLQFPVGRVHRLLRKGNYAERVGAGAPVYLAAVLEYLTAEILELAGNAARDNKKTRIIPRHLQLAVRNDEELNKLLGGVTIAQGGVLPNIQAVLLPKKTEKTVKSK; this is translated from the coding sequence ATGAGTGGCAGAGGCAAGACCGGTGGTAAGGCTAGGGCCAAGGCCAAGACTCGTTCGTCTCGCGCCGGACTACAGTTTCCTGTGGGCCGTGTACACAGGCTTTTGCGCAAGGGTAACTACGCCGAGCGCGTCGGTGCCGGTGCTCCCGTCTACTTGGCTGCCGTGTTGGAGTATCTAACTGCTGAGATTCTCGAGTTGGCAGGCAACGCCGCCCGCGACAACAAGAAGACTCGTATCATTCCTCGTCACCTGCAGCTCGCCGTGCGTAACGACGAGGAGTTGAACAAGCTGTTGGGAGGAGTGACCATCGCTCAGGGTGGCGTGCTGCCCAACATTCAGGCTGTTTTGCTGCCCAAAAAGACCGAGAAGACCGTTAAATCCAAGTAA